The genomic interval GCGGTCCCGTACCGGAGGAGTACCGCACCTTCCTGGACCCCATCGCCACCCTGTCCTTCCTGGCGCACGCCACCCGACGGCTGCGCCTGGGCACCAGCACGCTGAACGCGCCCTTCTACTCCCCGCTCCTGCTGGCCCGTTCACTGACATCCGTCGACATCCTCAGCGGGGGACGGCTCGACATCGGGTTCGGGCTCGGCTGGTCGTCCGACGAGTACGAGGCCATCGGCGTCCCGTGGCGGGGACGCGGGGCCCGCCTGGAAGAGATCCTGGACGTCCTGGATCACGTCTGGTCCGGTGCGTCGGCCGAGCACAAGGGCACCCTGTGGACGATCCCGAGCGCGCACATCGGGACGCTCCCCGTACAGCGCCCCCGGCCGCCGGTCCTCCTGGGCGGCTTCACCCCGGCCACGCTGGAACGCATCGGCCGGCGCGCGGACGGCTGGGCCGGCGTGGCACTCCCGGTGCCCCAACTCGCCTACGTCATCAGCCAGATCCGCCAGATCGCGGAGGCCAACGGCCGTGACCCCGACGCCCTGCGCACCGTGGTCCGGGTGAACCCCGTGGTGACCGCCGAGGCTGCACCGAGCGACGCCGTCCCGCACCGCGGAACGGTCGTACAGGTCTCGGACTACCTGC from Streptomyces sp. NBC_01288 carries:
- a CDS encoding TIGR03619 family F420-dependent LLM class oxidoreductase; protein product: MLKIGLGSPQYGSFTDPATISGFASAVEAIGYDSLWVGDRALVPTQPRDPYPGGGPVPEEYRTFLDPIATLSFLAHATRRLRLGTSTLNAPFYSPLLLARSLTSVDILSGGRLDIGFGLGWSSDEYEAIGVPWRGRGARLEEILDVLDHVWSGASAEHKGTLWTIPSAHIGTLPVQRPRPPVLLGGFTPATLERIGRRADGWAGVALPVPQLAYVISQIRQIAEANGRDPDALRTVVRVNPVVTAEAAPSDAVPHRGTVVQVSDYLLAAHAAGADEVLIDLQQTARNADELTDLAHRFHDQLSKG